ACGCAAACAGTTACCGACAGGAAGGAAGCCTGCGGCTACCAGATGAGAGCTGTCAGCTTTATAGGAAAACCATGAAAGACAAAACCTTTTACGAATGTCAGAGTTGCGGTTATCAGTCATCAAAGTGGCTTGGGAAATGCCCTGACTGCAAAAGCTGGAATTCCTTTGTTGTACAAAAGGAAACTAATTTCCAGACCGTTCTTCCAAAATCCTTTTCAAGTTATGAGCCTGTTCCTCCCTCATCGCTTTCAGGCATTGAGGTCTTTCAGGAACGGAGGATAAAATCAGAAATTGAAGAACTTGACCAGGTCCTGGGAGGAGGGATAGTAGAAGGCTCTACAATCTTAATTGGAGGAACCCCCGGCATTGGCAAATCCACGCTTCTCCTTCAGATAATGGGCAAAGTCTGCAGCAAAGGCATTACAGGGCTCTACATATCAGGAGAAGAATCCATAACCCAGCTTAAAATGAGGGCATCAAGGCTGCACCTTACTTCCTCAAACCTTTACCTTGTTGCTGAAACCTGCTATGAATATTTTCTTGAGCATATAGAAAAAATAAATCCAAGGGTCATTGTGGTTGACTCAATTCAAACTGTGTTCACAACACAGATTCCAGGAGCACCCGGTTCCCTGTCTCAGGTAAGGGAAATAGCAGGATTCCTGATGATGCTTGCAAAAAAGAAAAATCTCCCGGTTTTCATCTCAGGCCATGTTACAAAAGAAGGAAGCATTGCAGGCCCAAAAACCCTTGAGCACATAGTAGATACTGTTCTCTATTTTGAAGGAGACGAAGGGAACTATTACAGAATTTTAAGGACAGTCAAAAACAGATACGGCTCAACAAACGAAATAGGAATTTTTGAAATGAAGGATGACGGGCTTTATGAGGTTAAAAACCCTTCAAAGATATTCCTCTCTGATTGCTCGGGAAAAGCCTCAGGTTCTGCGATTGTCTGCTCAATAGAAGGAACAAGACCTATGCTTGTTGAATTACAGGCTCTTGTAACAAGGTCGAGCTTTGCTGTCCCCCAGAGGGTGATAAAGGGAATTGACAGCAAGAGGACTTCGCTTCTAATAGCAGTTCTTGAAAAAAAGCTTGGATTAAGGCTTGCAAGCCAGGATATATTCATAAATGTTGTTGGAGGAGTTGAGATAGACGAGCCTGCGTCTGATCTTGGAACAGTAGTGGCAATCGCTTCAAGCCTGAAGGATAAGCCGCTAAACCCCTATACTGTTTTTACAGGGGAAATCGGGCTTGCAGGAGAGATAAGGTCTGTCAGCAGAATTGAGCTCAGGATAAATGAAGTTGAGAAACTTGGATATAAAAAAATGGTTCTGCCTGAAGCTAATTTGAAAAATATATCATTCAATGGTAAGCTTGACCTGATAGGTGTTAATTCTATAAAGGATGCGATTGAGATGACAATTTAAGAAGAGTTTGAGAGTTGAGTCAGGAGTTCGGAGTAATGAGTAAAATCAAATCCCCCCATTATCCCCCCCTTTTCCCTGCCTGACGGCAGACAGGTAAAGGGGGGTTGGGGGGATTTTAACGGAGATAATTTAATGAAAATGAAGCGCTTCACCAAGGGCATTATATTTTTATCAATGCTTCTGTTTTCCGGTTGCATCAGCCTGAAAGAGCTTAAGGATATAAAAACAGGCAGCATAGAGATTTATGACAATAAAGTTGATTTAAAAAAGAACTGGAAATCAAATATCGGAGGTACAAACGAATTCTACCTGATCCAGCCCTCTCCCGTTCTTGATGATGTTAACTACGACGGCATTTTAGAGGTAATTGCAGGAAATTCCAAGGGGTTTGTCTTCTGCATGAACGGAGAGGACGGAAATCCTATCTGGAGTTTTAAGGCGAGTGATGCAATTTCTTCCACTCCGACTGTAGGCGATGCAATGGGAGTTGGAGGAAAAGAAATTTTGATTGGCTCCCTTGATGAAAACCTTTACTGCCTTCTTGGAGAGAAAAGAAAACTTGTCTGGACATACCAGGCTGACGGAACAATAATTTCAAAACCTGTCCTTTTAAAAGGAGTGAGGGAAAATGATATAAGTGTAATATTTGCCGCAAGGGATAATCTCTATTGCGTTTCAGGCAAAGACGGAGAACTTGTATGGAAATTCAAAACAGAGAACAATATAACCTCAACCCCAATGACTTACGACATTGATGACGACGGGGTACTTGAGATTCTTGTTGGCTCTGAAGACCATTATATGTACTGTATCAGAGGTGAAGACGGGAAGCTTCTCTGGAAATTCAAGACCGGAGATGAAATTTCAACAACTCCTCAGGTTGCAGACCTTGCCCAAGACGGCGAAGGGAAAGTGGTTTTCGGGTCTTTTGACAACAAGGTATATTGCCTTGACGGAGTCAAGGGAGAAGTTATCTGGACATTTGAGACAGGAGACAACATCTCAGCCTCTCCTGCAATAGGAGACATTCATCCAAGCGAAGGATTGGAAGTGCTGGTAGGTTCATGGGACAACAACCTTTATTGTCTCTCAGGAATTGATGGAAAGTTGCTTTGGAAATACTCCTCAGGCAACTGGATAATTTCAAGCCCTGTCATAACAAATCTTTATTCAAAAGATAAAAAGGAGATAATTTTTGGAAGCCGGGACAATCACCTCTACTGCCTTGAGGGTGATTCAGGCAAACTCGTATGGACCTTTGATGCAAAGGACGAAATCTGGACAACTCCGGCAATCGGAGACATAGAAAACAATGGCTCTCCTGAAATTGTAGTTTTATCAAGAGGAAATAAAATGTTTTGCCTGACATCATCTCTCAGGAAAAAAGGATAAAGAAAGATAAATGGGAAAATCTTTTTATATAACCACGCCAATATATTACGTAAATGACGTGCCCCACATTGGACACGCATACACATCTGTAGCCTGCGATGTCGTTGCAAGGGCAAAAAGGCTTCAGGGGTATAATGTTGTATTTGCAACAGGAACAGACGAGCACGGGCAGAAGGTGGAAAAAGCTGCTACTGCATCAAACGAAACTCCAATCAGCCTCGCAAACAGGGTTGTTGAAAGATTTAAAAGCTTGTGGATAAAACTTGATATTTCCTATGACGATTTCATCAGAACTACTGAACCAAGGCACTCAAAGGCTGTTGCAGAGATTTTTAAAACCGTTTATCAGAAGGGAGATATTTATCTTGGCGAATACGAGGACTGGTACTGCACGCCCTGCGAAACCTTTCTCACAGAAACACAGCTTAATCAGGGGAACTGTCCTGACTGCGGAAGAAAGCCTGACAGGCTGAAGGAAGAGAGCTACTTTTTCAGAATGTCAAAATATCAGGATTCTCTTCTTGAATACTACAGAAAAAATCCTGACTTCATAAAGCCCCGTTCAAGAATGAATGAAATCGTCTCTTTTGTACAGGGAGGACTTAAGGATTTAAGCATCAGCAGAACATCTTTCAAATGGGGAATTCCTGTGCCGTTAAATGAAAAACACGTAATCTATGTCTGGTTTGACGCTCTTGCGAACTACCTTACAATAGCGGGCTATCCCGATAACAATGAGAAATTTCAAAATACATGGCCTGCTGATGTTCACGTGATAGGAAAAGATATTTTGAGGTTCCACGCTGTGTACTGGCCTGCCTTTCTGATGTCAGCAGGAATTGACCTTCCAAAAAAAGTTTTTGCCCACGGCTGGTGGACAGTTGAGGGAACAAAAATGTCCAAATCCCTTATGAATGTTGTTGAACCGAACCGTTTGATTGATGAATTCGGGGCTGACCCGCTAAGATATTTTCTCCTGAGAGAGGTTCCTTTCGGGCTTGACGGAAATTTTTCAATGGAGGCTTTTGTCCAGCGCTACAATGCAGACCTTGCAAATGATTTGGGAAATCTCTTTTCAAGGGCATTGACAATTCTCCAAAAGTACCATAACGGCGAAGTCCCGGAAATGCCTGCTGCAGGAAGATTGGTCGAAGAAGAAAAGGAAACGGAAAACTTGAAAGGAAAGGCTTTGCAAACTTTAGAAGATGCAACAAAACATATTTCAGAGCTTGCATTTAACCGGGCATTGATTTCCATATGGGATTTAATCAATGCTGCAAATAAATATATTGATTCCTCTGCGCCTTGGGCTTTGGCGAAAAAAGGAGAAAATGAAAAGCTTGCATTTGTCTCAAACACCATTGCAAGGCTTTTAAAAGCCATAACAATTCTCATTTCCCCGTTCATGCCTTCAACTGCTGAAAAAATGTGGCATCAGATGGGGTTTGACAGTAGCTTGCAGAAAATCTCAGTAATTGATGAAAAATTTTTCTGGAATATTAAACACGGATTAAAAACAATTTCTCCATCACCTCTTTTCCCCAGAATGGAAAAGAAGAACAAGAAAGAAGAAGCAGAAAAGATGATAGAACAGAAAGGAACTACACCTGAATCAGATTTAATCACAATAGAAGATTTCCAAAAAGTTAATCTCAGAGTTGGAAAAATAATCTCGGCAGAAAGAGTCCCAAAAGCTGAAAAGCTTTTAAAGATTGAAATAGATTTAGGCGCTGAAAAAAGGACAATTCTCGCAGGGATTGCAAAAAGCTATGCCCCTGAAAAACTCATTGGCAAATCAGCTGTAATTGTTGCCAATCTGAAGCCTGCAAAACTCTTTGGTATAGAATCACAGGGAATGCTTCTTGCTGCTTCAAAGGGAGATGAGCTGAGGATTGTTACCTTTGAAGATGATGCTGACATTGGAGCAAAGGTAAAATGATAATTGACTCCCACGCCCACCTTGAGATGCCGCAATTCAGGGAGGATTTAAGAGAAGTACTGGACAGGGCGTCAGAAGCAGGAGTAAGTTTTATCATAACCACAGGCTCAACCCTTCAGTCATGCTATGATGCAGTAAGCTTGTGTAATGATGAAAGGGTTTATGCAGCAGTTGGAATCCATCCCCACGACACCTCAACCATTAATCAGAACACATACAGAGAAATAGAGTCCCTGTGCAGGAACAGAAAAGTTGTGGCAATTGGGGAAATCGGGCTTGATTTTACAAAAAAATATTCTCCGGCTGATATCCAGAAAAAAGAGTTCATAAACCAGCTAAGGCTTGCAAAGAGATTAAATCTTCCTGTTATTGTGCACGACAGGGAAGCCCACGACGATATTCGCAGAATATTGGAAGATGAGACTTCAGGGCTCAATGGTGTCATTCACTGTTTTTCAGGAAATCTGGAATTTGCAAAAGAGGTTTTGAATTTTGGTTTCTACATAGGGATTGGAGGGACAATAACATATCCGAATGCAAAAGCCCTGAGAGAAGTTGCCAAAATTATTCCTGTTGAAAAAATTCTTGTTGAAACAGATTGTCCATATCTTGCGCCCCAGCTTTACAGAGGGAAAAGGAACGAGCCGTCATTCCTTCCGTTAGTTGTTAAGGAAATAGCCAGAATAAAAGGGCTCTCATTTGGAGATGTTGCAAGGATAACCTCCCTTAATGCAAACACAATTTTTAACCTGATAGAATCTCCTCCAAAACCTGAAATTGCTTACAGAATAAGAAATTCACTCTACCTGAATGTAACATCAAGATGCACAAATGAATGTATTTTCTGTGAAAGAAATAATTATCCGATAGTCAAGGGACATTACTTAAAGCTGAACACTGAGCCCTCGGAAGAGGAATTAATCTCCTCAATTGGCAACCCGGTAAAATATGATGAAATAGTTTTCTGCGGTTATGGCGAGCCTCTTCTTAAGCTTGAAACAGTAAAAAATGTCTCGAAATGGATAAAAGAAAAAGGCGGGAAAGTAAGGATTAATACAAACGGACAGGGAAACCTCATCCACAAAAGAAATATAATACCGGAGCTCAAAGGCTTGGTAGATTCAATCTCAGTAAGCCTTAATGCCGAAACAGGCGAAAAATACCACACACTCTGCCATTCAATGTTTGGACCGAAAGCCTATGAAGAAATCATAAAGTTTGTCAGAGAATGCAAAAACCATATCCCTTCAGTAACCGTGAGCATTGTTGGGATGAGAGATGTGAATGTTGATGAATGCAAAAAAATTGCTGATGAACTGGGTGTTGGTTTTCGTGTGAGAGAATATAACGAAGTAGGATAGTTTGGAGACAAAAACTATATTTTATCCTCATCCACAATCTTAACTTCACAGGGAGACTGTTTTATCAGTTCGTCAACTGCAGAACCAAAAAACATTCTTGAAATGTTTGACCTGTGGCTTCTTGTAAGAATAACAAGACTTACTCCAAGCTTATTAATCATTTTTAATACTTCTTCTGCAAAATCTCCTTCCTCAATATAGATAGAACAATGGACATTTTTTCCCTTTGCCTTCTTCTCTACCTCCTCAAGTTTTTCATAACCCCTCTGCCTGTATTCTCTCATAAGCGCCTTTGAAAGTTCCTCAGATGGCTTCTCTCCGATTAAATCCATCTCATGCAGCCTCTGAAAAACCGTCCCAGGCATGTTTGAATCAATTATAAAGAGGGCAACAAGTTCTGCATTCTCTTTTTTTGCAGTCTGCAAGGCATATTCAATTTCCTTTGGCGACTGCCTCATTGTTGATAAAACAAGCATTATTCGTTTCACTTCTATTTCTCCTGATATAATCTTTACTTGATTACAGAGATTATTCAAAAAGATTCCGGCAATTAATTGAAATAATCCATAAAAAATATTTTAAATCACTTAAACTTAACCATTAATCTTCTTACCTGACAACTTTTATTTCCAAAGTTTACCAACAGACCAACGCTCGGCAATAGGGTCCCTATCCTAAATCTCTGTAATCTTCTTCTTAATCTCTGGAATCATAATATGTTATATGTTCATCCCAAGCATAGGCCAGTAAAATTTTACCATCAATAAAAATACCAGAAGCGACACAATTCCTAAAACAGCCCCCGGCACAAGTAAATCTTTCAATTTTATATATCCTGATGAATAAGCAATCGCATTTGCCGGAGTTCCCATTGGTAGACAAAAATCTAATCCTGAAGGTACAGCAATTATAAGGGTAATAATTTTTGGGTCAATGTTATAGCTCTTTGCAATGCTAATTCCAACCGGCATCAGTATTGCAACAACGGCCGAGTTACTCACTCCTTCAGTAAGAAGTAAAGAAAGAGATGATAAAATTATTATTACAAAAAATGGAGATGTTACAAAGCTGCTTATTGTTACAGAAGCAGCCCACTGCGCAGCGCCGCTTTTTTCAATGCCAAATCCAAGAGCTATGGCGCCCCCGTACATAAGTATGATTCCCCAATTAACATATTGCTCAACATGTTTCCACTTAACAAGTTTAAAAACAAAGGTCAGGACAACTGCTGCAATAGCAATATTTGCAAGCCCTATCTTCTCTCCGAAAAATATCCAGCAAAAGATCGTAATAACCATCAGTATTGCTATGCCTTTTTCATTTTTTGAGAGATTTCCGAGCTCTTTATTTTTATGTTCAAGAACTTCTCTTGCATTTTTAATGTCATCAATCTCAGGTTTAAAAAATTTCAACAACAGAAAAAATGCTATGCAAAGCATTACCATGACTGTTGGAACCACAGCAATCATCCATTCAAAAAATCCTATTGACTTACCTGTTGTTTCCTTTAATATTCCGACAGCTAAAGGATTCCTTGCACCTCCTAAAAATGTTGCCACTCCGCCTATTATAACACCCCAGGTAGGAGCCAAAAAAATCGCCTTGCCATAGTTACTGTCATTAGTGGAAAGCTTAAGACTTTTTGCTATTTCTAAAGTAATTGGAAACATCATTGCCGCAACTGCGTGCTCTGACATCAGGAATGAAAGAAAAGCCGGAAAAAGGAACATTGCAAGAAGAAGACTCTTTGGAGTCTTATCAAAGCGGCTTAAAACAGCAAGGGCTAAACGTGTTGAAAGCCCTGAAGCCATCATTGCTGCCGCAAGGATAAATGCTCCAAGTATAAAAAAAACCGCTTCATTTCCAAAAAGTGAATATGCCTTTTTGCTATCCATTATTCCCATAAGAGGTAAAAGTATGATAGCAAGTAGGCTTGTTATCTGAAGTGGAATCAGGCTTGTAACCCATAGTATAAGGCAGACTGAAAAAACTGCTATTGCCCTCTGACCTTCCTCTGTTAAACCATCAGGGGTTGGCATTTTAATGATAAACAAAAAGAGGATAATAACAAAGGCAAAAACCGCAGGTCTGTATATTTTGGATAGAAGTATTGCCCAAAATGGCCTTGTATCAACCGGTTGACTCATGAATCAAATCCTTAAATAAATTTTCTATCGACACTCCATTAAGACTACATTAGCACTCTTATAAGAGTGTTTATCATTAAAACCGAAAAATTGTCAAGGATTTTTTAACGCCCGATTAACTTTAAAAACTCCTCCTCAGAAATTATCCTAACTCCCAACTCTTCTGCCTTTTTTACTTTTGACCCAGGCTCTTCACCCGCAACCACACAATCTGTATTCCTGCTCACAGAAGAAGAAGCCTTTCCGCCAAGCTCTTCAACTTTTCTTTCTGCTTCATCTCTTTTTATGCTATTAAGCGTGCCGGTAAAAACAAAATTTTTCCCTGATACTCCCTCTCTCACCCCCGCCCTCTTCGTAACTTCTTCTATCCTAACACCTTTGTCTAAAATCTTCCTTATTACTTCAAGGTTCCCTTTCTGCTGAAAAAAGTTTATCACACTTGCTGCAACCTCTGGACCTATCCCTTCAATCTTCAGGAGTTCTTCTTCAGTAGTATTCTTCAGTTCATCAATATTTTTAAAATTCCTTGCCAAAAGTTTTGAGACAAACTCCCCGACAAGCCTTATCCCCATGGCATAGAGGAATCTCTCAAAACTAATTCCTTTGCTCCTCTCTATGGCATCAACTATATTCTGAGCAGACTTTTCTGCCATCCTCTCAAGCCCTGCAAGCTCCTCTTTTCTTAATGAGTAAATATCAGCAATATTCTTAACAAGCCCTTTTTCAACAAGCTGGTCAACAAGTTTTTCTCCAAGCCCTTCAATATCCATTGCACCCCTTGATGCAAAATGCCTGATTAATTCCTTAATCTGTGCAGAGCAGGATATTCCTGTGCATCGGTGAACTGCTCCGTCCTTTACAACTGTTGAACTGCACACAGGACATTTATCTGGCATTTTAAATTTTTTCTCCCTGCCGTTCCTTTTTTCAACAAGAGGTTTCAGAACTTCTGGAATCACATCTCCTGCCCTCTGGATAATTACAGTATCACCCTCTCTCACATCCTTTCTCTCTATCTCATCCATATTGTGCAGTGTTGCCCTGCTTACCTCAACCCCGCCAACCCTTACAGGTTTTAAAATTGCAACAGGGGTCAATGCCCCGGTTCTTCCAACCTGAACCCTGATTTCCTCAATCTGTGTTGCAGCCTGCTGTGGTTCATACTTGAATGCCAGTGCCCATCTTGGACTTCTTGTTCTGACTCCTAACCGCTCCTGAAACTCAAGGCTGTCAACTTTGATTACTATGCCATCAATCTCATAACCAAGCTTTTCCCTCTTTTCTTTTATTCTCTCATAAAACCTGAATACCTCATCAATTGGCTTGCATCTTTTAACTTCAGGATTAATCCTGAATCCCCATTTCTTAAGAGTCTCAAGAATTTCCCATTGTGTCTTGAAATCAACTCCCCTCTTTTCTCCCACTCCATAAAAAAATACATTCAGGTTTCTTTCTGCTATTATTTTTGAATCAAGCTGCCTTGCTGAACCAGCAGCAGCATTTCGGGGATTTGCAAAAAGAGGTTCTCTTTTTTTCTCCCTCAGCTTATTAAGATTTGAAAATTCCTTAAGCGACATATAAACCTCTCCACGTATTTCAATCCTCTGGGGAAAACTCCTGTCTGATTTCATCATCTTTAAAGGTATTGCTTTTACTGTTTTAAGGTTTGCTGTAATATCTTCACCTGTAGTCCCATCCCCTCTTGTTGCTCCACATATAAAAGTTCCGTTTTCATACACTAAGTTTACTGCAAGCCCATCAATCTTTGGTTCAGCTATATAGGAAATATCATCTGAGGTTTTGAGCAATCTTTTTATTCTTTCATCAAAATCAAGAACATCTTTTTCCTCAAAAGCATCTTCAAGACTTAACATCTGTGATGAGTGGGTAAATTTTGGAAATTCTTCAAGCGGCAAAGCGCCAACTCTCTGTGTCGGAGAATCAGGAGTTACCAGTTCTGGATACCTTTCCTCAAGTTTTTTCAGCTCTCTGAAGAGTGCGTCATACTCAGCATCAGAAACCTCAGGGTCATCAAGAACATAGTAACGGTAGTTGTGGTAATTTATTTCTTCCCTAAGCTTTTCAATTTTTTCTTTTATGTTTTTTATAGCCATTAATAAAATTACTTATAATTTTTTTAGTTTGTAAATAATCTATCAGAAAATGAGCTGACCAATAATTCCATTTCTGTCATTGCGAGCGACCATCGGGAGCGCGGCAATCTCATTACAGAGCTGACAGTTAAAAGATGAGATTGCTTCGTTGCTAACGCTCCTCGCAATGACAGAAAAAAAATATCGCATAAAATATTCTATTTCATTTCTGCTATTTTCACAGCAATCTTCCTGTGCTCTTCACTTCCTAAAACCTTCAACAATTCCTTACTGTCAGGTTTTTCAATTTTTTCTGCATATTTTCTTTTGAGAACAGAAATTCTCCTGTTTGATTTTTCTATTAACTTTTTTGAAATTTCTCCGTTCTCAACCCCTTTCAAAATAGCCTCAAAAGCCTTTATCTGTTTTTCATAGGAACGGCATATCAGAAGCATATCAATACCTGCTTTTATTGAACGCACTGAAGCATCTTCAATGGTAAAATTGTTTTCAACAGCCTTCATTTCAAGGTCATCAGAAAAAACCACTCCTTTAAAACCTGATTCTTTTCTGAGAATTCCATTAATTATTTTCTCTGAAAAAGTAGCAGGTATCTTTTCAGAATCTATTTCAGGAAAATAGATATGTGCTGTCATTATTGATTCCACTCCTTCTTTTATTGCAGCATTAAAAGGAGCAAGCTCCAGCCTTTTTAGTCTCTCAATGTCATGAATAAGCGCAGGCAATTCAAGATGTGAATCAACGCTTGCATCTCCGTGTCCGGGAAAATGCTTGCCGCACGCTGCAACCCCGTTTTCCTGAAGCCCTTTTATTACTGAGCAGCCAAGGAGCGAGACTAATCCTGCATCACTGCCAAAAGCCCTGTCTCCGATTACAGGATTTTCAGTATTTGTATCAACATCAAGAACCGGAGCAAAATCAATATTAAAACCTAATGCTTTAATCTCTATTGCCTGAATCATTCCCTGCTTATATGCAAGTTCTTCTGACCTGCTCCTGCCAAGAATTCTTGCCGGCGGAAAGACAGTAAAAGGCTCTTTTATCCTTGCAACTCTTCCGCCCTCCTGGTCAACTCCAATAAGTAACGGAACACCATCAGTTTTATTACAGGCAATTTCCTGAATCTCATAAATCAAGTCTGCAAGCTGGAATACATCTTCAATGTTTCTTGTGAAAAAGATAACACCGCCAATATGGTAATCTTCTATCAGTTTCCTGAGCTCAGGTGTAACCGTAGTCCCCTGAAAGCCTGCAAAAAGCATCTGTCCGATTTTTTTCTGTAAGTTCATAGATTCTTCCAAAGGGTTCAATGGTTCTATGGGTCAAGAATTCAAAAGATAAAAACAAAAGGTCAAAATTTAAAACTTTTAATTTTGATCTTTTCGCTTTGAACCTTATACTATCTTGAACCCTCCAACCCTTGAATCCTCGAATCCTTAAACCCTACACCTTCTCCTTCGGGTCCAGCGCATCCCTCAGCCCATCTCCTAAAAAATTAAATCCCATTACCACAAGCATTATTGCCAGCCCCGGAAAAGCAGTCATATGGGTTGCGGTTAAAATATAACGGCGGCCATCATTTAACATGCTTCCCCAGCTTGGTGTTGGAGCCTGAGTGCCAAGCCCCAAGAAACTTAACGAAGCCTCGCCAACAATTGCGCCTGCAATGCCAAGGGTTGTCTGTATTAAAACAGGAGACATAATGTTGGGAATAATGTGCAGGCCTAAAATTCTGAAAGCCGGCGCGCCAAGAGCCTTTGCCACCAGCACATACTCATTTTCTTTTGCTGATAAAATCTGCCCCCTTACAAGCCTTGCATATGTAACCCATCCAACAAGGCATAGGGCTATTATGACATTATTCAGGCTTGGACCTAAAATTGAAACAACAGCGACAGCAAGAAGAATGCCGGGAAAAGCAAGGAGGATATCTATTATTCTCATTATAACTTCATCTACCCTGCCTCCAAAATATCCTGCAATTGAACCCATGAAGATTCCAACAATTGATGAAACAAATACCGTAATAATCCCGACTTTCAGAGAAACCCTTGCTCCATAGATGATTCTGCTGAAGATATCTCTCCCGAGGTCATCAGACCCCATAATATGGTTTTTGTCCGGCGGAACAAGCCTGCTTTCAAGGTCAAGAGTATAAATACTGCAGGGGGCAAGATAGGACGCAAAAACAGCTGCGAACAAAAAACCTGAAACAATTATAAGCCCCGCAACTGCAAGCCTGTTTTTAAAAAATTTATTGTATACAGCTCTATTCATAACGAATTCTTGGGTCAAGAAAACCGTAAATTAAATCTGTTGCCAGATTCACAATAACATAGCACATTGCAATCACAAATATACATCCCTGAACCATCGGGTAATCGCGTCTGTTAATTGCTTCAATAGTCAGGCTTCCTATCCCGGGCCAGGAAAAAATAGTTTCAGTTATTATTGCCCCTGAGAGAAGGGCGCCAAGCTGAAGCCCGACTATTGTTACAACAGGCATAAGGGCATTTTTCAGGGCGTGCTTTATCACCACACTGCTTTCACTTAACCCCTTTGCGCGGGCAGTTGTTATGTAGTTTTCTTTTATAACTTCAAGCAGCGATGCTCTTACCATTCTTGTTACTGTGGCAGCCATACCCATTCCGAGTGTAATAGATGGAAGAATGAGATTCTCTATGCCCCCTCTTCCCGAGACAGGAAGGATTCCAATCTTGATT
This genomic window from Candidatus Schekmanbacteria bacterium RIFCSPLOWO2_02_FULL_38_14 contains:
- a CDS encoding methionine--tRNA ligase; this translates as MGKSFYITTPIYYVNDVPHIGHAYTSVACDVVARAKRLQGYNVVFATGTDEHGQKVEKAATASNETPISLANRVVERFKSLWIKLDISYDDFIRTTEPRHSKAVAEIFKTVYQKGDIYLGEYEDWYCTPCETFLTETQLNQGNCPDCGRKPDRLKEESYFFRMSKYQDSLLEYYRKNPDFIKPRSRMNEIVSFVQGGLKDLSISRTSFKWGIPVPLNEKHVIYVWFDALANYLTIAGYPDNNEKFQNTWPADVHVIGKDILRFHAVYWPAFLMSAGIDLPKKVFAHGWWTVEGTKMSKSLMNVVEPNRLIDEFGADPLRYFLLREVPFGLDGNFSMEAFVQRYNADLANDLGNLFSRALTILQKYHNGEVPEMPAAGRLVEEEKETENLKGKALQTLEDATKHISELAFNRALISIWDLINAANKYIDSSAPWALAKKGENEKLAFVSNTIARLLKAITILISPFMPSTAEKMWHQMGFDSSLQKISVIDEKFFWNIKHGLKTISPSPLFPRMEKKNKKEEAEKMIEQKGTTPESDLITIEDFQKVNLRVGKIISAERVPKAEKLLKIEIDLGAEKRTILAGIAKSYAPEKLIGKSAVIVANLKPAKLFGIESQGMLLAASKGDELRIVTFEDDADIGAKVK
- a CDS encoding DNA repair protein RadA — encoded protein: MKDKTFYECQSCGYQSSKWLGKCPDCKSWNSFVVQKETNFQTVLPKSFSSYEPVPPSSLSGIEVFQERRIKSEIEELDQVLGGGIVEGSTILIGGTPGIGKSTLLLQIMGKVCSKGITGLYISGEESITQLKMRASRLHLTSSNLYLVAETCYEYFLEHIEKINPRVIVVDSIQTVFTTQIPGAPGSLSQVREIAGFLMMLAKKKNLPVFISGHVTKEGSIAGPKTLEHIVDTVLYFEGDEGNYYRILRTVKNRYGSTNEIGIFEMKDDGLYEVKNPSKIFLSDCSGKASGSAIVCSIEGTRPMLVELQALVTRSSFAVPQRVIKGIDSKRTSLLIAVLEKKLGLRLASQDIFINVVGGVEIDEPASDLGTVVAIASSLKDKPLNPYTVFTGEIGLAGEIRSVSRIELRINEVEKLGYKKMVLPEANLKNISFNGKLDLIGVNSIKDAIEMTI
- a CDS encoding DNA ligase (NAD(+)) LigA, with translation MAIKNIKEKIEKLREEINYHNYRYYVLDDPEVSDAEYDALFRELKKLEERYPELVTPDSPTQRVGALPLEEFPKFTHSSQMLSLEDAFEEKDVLDFDERIKRLLKTSDDISYIAEPKIDGLAVNLVYENGTFICGATRGDGTTGEDITANLKTVKAIPLKMMKSDRSFPQRIEIRGEVYMSLKEFSNLNKLREKKREPLFANPRNAAAGSARQLDSKIIAERNLNVFFYGVGEKRGVDFKTQWEILETLKKWGFRINPEVKRCKPIDEVFRFYERIKEKREKLGYEIDGIVIKVDSLEFQERLGVRTRSPRWALAFKYEPQQAATQIEEIRVQVGRTGALTPVAILKPVRVGGVEVSRATLHNMDEIERKDVREGDTVIIQRAGDVIPEVLKPLVEKRNGREKKFKMPDKCPVCSSTVVKDGAVHRCTGISCSAQIKELIRHFASRGAMDIEGLGEKLVDQLVEKGLVKNIADIYSLRKEELAGLERMAEKSAQNIVDAIERSKGISFERFLYAMGIRLVGEFVSKLLARNFKNIDELKNTTEEELLKIEGIGPEVAASVINFFQQKGNLEVIRKILDKGVRIEEVTKRAGVREGVSGKNFVFTGTLNSIKRDEAERKVEELGGKASSSVSRNTDCVVAGEEPGSKVKKAEELGVRIISEEEFLKLIGR
- a CDS encoding anion transporter, giving the protein MSQPVDTRPFWAILLSKIYRPAVFAFVIILFLFIIKMPTPDGLTEEGQRAIAVFSVCLILWVTSLIPLQITSLLAIILLPLMGIMDSKKAYSLFGNEAVFFILGAFILAAAMMASGLSTRLALAVLSRFDKTPKSLLLAMFLFPAFLSFLMSEHAVAAMMFPITLEIAKSLKLSTNDSNYGKAIFLAPTWGVIIGGVATFLGGARNPLAVGILKETTGKSIGFFEWMIAVVPTVMVMLCIAFFLLLKFFKPEIDDIKNAREVLEHKNKELGNLSKNEKGIAILMVITIFCWIFFGEKIGLANIAIAAVVLTFVFKLVKWKHVEQYVNWGIILMYGGAIALGFGIEKSGAAQWAASVTISSFVTSPFFVIIILSSLSLLLTEGVSNSAVVAILMPVGISIAKSYNIDPKIITLIIAVPSGLDFCLPMGTPANAIAYSSGYIKLKDLLVPGAVLGIVSLLVFLLMVKFYWPMLGMNI
- a CDS encoding radical SAM protein encodes the protein MIIDSHAHLEMPQFREDLREVLDRASEAGVSFIITTGSTLQSCYDAVSLCNDERVYAAVGIHPHDTSTINQNTYREIESLCRNRKVVAIGEIGLDFTKKYSPADIQKKEFINQLRLAKRLNLPVIVHDREAHDDIRRILEDETSGLNGVIHCFSGNLEFAKEVLNFGFYIGIGGTITYPNAKALREVAKIIPVEKILVETDCPYLAPQLYRGKRNEPSFLPLVVKEIARIKGLSFGDVARITSLNANTIFNLIESPPKPEIAYRIRNSLYLNVTSRCTNECIFCERNNYPIVKGHYLKLNTEPSEEELISSIGNPVKYDEIVFCGYGEPLLKLETVKNVSKWIKEKGGKVRINTNGQGNLIHKRNIIPELKGLVDSISVSLNAETGEKYHTLCHSMFGPKAYEEIIKFVRECKNHIPSVTVSIVGMRDVNVDECKKIADELGVGFRVREYNEVG